From a region of the Methylomonas rapida genome:
- the def gene encoding peptide deformylase yields MSILTILEFPDKRLRTVAKEVPQVDAEIKTLVDDMLETMYAAKGVGLAATQVNVHKRVIVMDVSEDKNEPICLINPQIIEKDGVEESEEGCLSVPGFFEKVSRAEHIKVKALNRDGESFEMEARDLLAVCIQHEMDHLEGKLFVDYLSAFKRNRIKNKLEKIHHQQGR; encoded by the coding sequence GTGAGCATTTTAACGATTCTGGAATTTCCTGATAAACGGTTGCGCACGGTAGCCAAGGAAGTCCCTCAAGTCGATGCCGAAATCAAGACCTTGGTCGATGACATGCTGGAAACCATGTATGCCGCCAAAGGCGTAGGCCTGGCGGCAACCCAGGTCAATGTGCACAAACGCGTGATCGTCATGGACGTCAGCGAAGACAAAAACGAGCCCATCTGCCTGATCAATCCGCAAATCATCGAAAAGGACGGCGTGGAGGAATCCGAGGAAGGCTGCCTGTCGGTGCCGGGTTTCTTCGAAAAAGTCAGCCGGGCCGAACACATCAAAGTCAAAGCCTTGAACCGCGACGGCGAAAGCTTTGAAATGGAAGCCCGCGATTTGCTGGCGGTTTGCATCCAGCACGAAATGGATCACCTGGAAGGTAAATTGTTTGTCGATTACCTGTCGGCATTCAAACGCAACCGCATCAAAAACAAGCTGGAAAAAATCCACCACCAACAAGGCCGCTAG
- the fmt gene encoding methionyl-tRNA formyltransferase — protein sequence MKIVFAGTPEFAVPTLQALLDSPFEVCAVYTQPDRPAGRGRKLAASPVKQLAQTHEIPVYQPENFKQTESLTDLATLNPDLLVVVAYGLILPQSVLDIPRLGCINVHGSLLPRWRGAAPIHRALMAGDEKTGITIMKVVKKLDAGDMLLKMECPIEASDTSSSLHDRLAQMGAEGLLKVVEQYQHGNVHAEPQDESQVTYAHKLEKHESELDWSQSAAELDRKIRGLNAWPVAQTRFKGDVLRVWNSALVSRSISGEAGTIDCAEHALDVITGNGVIRLLEVQLPGGKRIAGKDFLNAHPAAGVKLGL from the coding sequence ATGAAAATCGTTTTTGCAGGTACGCCGGAATTTGCGGTACCCACGTTGCAAGCCTTGCTGGACTCGCCATTCGAAGTCTGCGCCGTCTATACCCAGCCCGACCGTCCTGCCGGCCGTGGCCGCAAACTCGCGGCCAGCCCCGTCAAGCAATTGGCTCAGACGCATGAGATTCCGGTTTATCAGCCGGAGAACTTCAAACAAACCGAATCCCTGACGGACTTGGCGACGCTGAACCCCGATTTACTGGTGGTCGTGGCCTATGGCCTGATCTTGCCGCAAAGCGTGCTGGATATCCCCCGCCTCGGCTGCATCAACGTGCACGGCTCATTACTGCCCCGCTGGCGCGGTGCGGCGCCAATCCACCGCGCCCTGATGGCCGGCGACGAAAAAACCGGCATCACCATCATGAAAGTGGTGAAAAAACTCGATGCCGGCGACATGCTATTGAAAATGGAATGTCCGATCGAGGCCAGCGACACGTCGAGCAGTCTGCACGACCGCCTGGCGCAAATGGGCGCCGAAGGCTTGCTCAAAGTCGTCGAACAATACCAGCATGGCAACGTCCACGCCGAGCCACAAGACGAATCCCAAGTGACTTACGCACACAAGCTGGAAAAACACGAATCCGAATTGGACTGGAGCCAATCCGCCGCAGAACTGGACCGCAAGATTCGCGGCCTGAACGCCTGGCCCGTCGCGCAAACCCGATTCAAGGGCGATGTGTTGAGGGTCTGGAACAGCGCGCTGGTCAGCCGCTCGATTTCAGGCGAGGCCGGCACGATCGATTGCGCGGAACACGCATTGGACGTGATCACCGGCAATGGCGTGATTCGCTTATTGGAAGTGCAGCTTCCCGGCGGCAAACGCATAGCCGGCAAGGACTTTTTGAATGCCCATCCGGCCGCCGGCGTGAAGTTGGGCTTATGA